CCAACACGCAGAACCGAGGTTTTAAGGGAATATTTGAATTTAGTGAAAGTTTCGTAAAGCTAGACTTTATCCGTAAGTTTCGCCGGTCGCGATTAATGATTGAAAAGCATAACCATCACTAATGCACTCCGGTTGCTGTGTATTTGCAGGTGAAAACGATGGTATGCACATACGCGGCTCGGAGTGTGACCAGAAAATCCTCTCCAAAAAGGAATCTACAGGATTCGTTTACTCGCCCAACTATCCCTTCCCGTACATTCCGAAAGTAGTTTGTAGGTGAGTGTATGGCCCGCTTGTAATtgagatgattttttgtttcgtaggAGAACAATTTCAAGCAAAACCTCTCGTTACGGTCAATTCGTTGCAGATATTTCGTTTACGGTATGCAGGACGCACAGAACCTAGAACGGGTAAAGCTggagttttccattttcgagATTCCCAAGGGCGAACACAAGGATAAGAGCGAGTGAGTACAGTCCGTTTGGTTCGGTGTCGATGCAAAGCTTACGAACAGGGTCACTAATTTGTAATCTGTTCGTTTTCCTCCCAAGGTCCAACTGCACGGATGGCTATCTGAAGGTTTACCTAAAGGGTCAAGAGGTGGCCGACGCGTACGACAAGTTCGATCACGAGCTGTGCGGGGGCGAACTACCGCACGCGGTCATCAGCGACGGTCCACggctggtgatggtgtttaGCTCGGGTGAGCTGCAGGGGCGCGGCTTTAAGGCCAAGTACACGTTCGAGACGGAGTACAAGATCCCGGGCACGGCGGCACCGGACGGTACGTGCAGCTTCACGTACCGCAGCACCTCGCGGAAGAAGGGCGAATTCAACAGTCCGCGTTACCCGTCGAACTATCCGTCGGAGACGAACTGCTCCTACGTCTTTCTGGCCACCCCGAACGAGCAGGTCACGATCGTGTTCGACCACTTCAAGGTGAAGGCGGACGGGGCGAACACGACCGGGGGCGCGTACGGTGCGTCCGTCTGCTTCGAGGACTGGCTTGAGATGTACGTGCTGTATCGCGACGGGACGGATCGGTTCCTCGGGCGGTACTGCAGCCTGACCGCACCCGGACCGGTAGAAAGTCCGCGCGGTGCCGTCGGCATACGGGTCGTGCTGCACACCGACCTGGAGAATGTGGCGAGCGGTTTCAAGGCGCGGTACATCTTCGAGACGGCCAAATCGGTGTTCGGGGACTGTGGTGGTAACTTCAGCGGGGAAGATTCCGGCATCGTCACATCGCCCAACTTTCCGGCCAACTACGATGGTCCCGGCAAGGGGCTTGCCTCACGTGCCTGCAACTGGTACATCACTGCCCGTATCGGCTACAAGATACTGCTCAACTTTGACTTTTTCGCAATCGAGGGAGAACCGGCCAGTGAGTAGCATCACGATCTGCTTCGGGTTTTCACGGTTTGTTTGGAAATttaattgttgctgttgcgttgTTTCAGCTCGTGGATGTGCCGCTGCTGTTATGCGGCTGTGGCTATCGCCCGACTCGGACATGCCGCCCATCGAAATGTGTGGCGAAAAGCCCGCGATGGAGCACTGGCAATACGTAACCCAGGGCCAGACTGCCCGCATCAGCTTTACCAGTGCCGATAAAGCAATCGGTGCCCAGGTGCGTTTGAAGCGGTGGCCACCAATCAAGGATCGCTAACGTCCTATCGTTCCTTTTTCTCTTGTAGGGTTTCCGTATAATCTGGACCGAGGTACAGGACACACCGGTCGGGCCCTCGTCCACAATATCGCTGCTGTGCGAATCGACCTACCACTTCCAGTGTCTCACATCTGGGTACTGCATCTCGGAGCGGTTGCGTTGCGACGGCGTCAAGAACTGCGGCCCGCTGGACAATAGCGATGAAATGCACTGTGAGTCGTGAGTGAGTCGAACGGATTTcagttcattttatttttatttctgctcggttattgtttgtttcggtttcggttttcggTTCCATTGCGCCGTACATCACCGACGGCACCAAGTCAAGGGTGCGGGTTGACCGTTAAACGGTCACCTTCTCCGTCTCAGTGCCCTCCTGCCCGCCTATATCGCAACCCTGCGAGCGCACGTGACACAGTCGCACGATATACTGATCGTGCGACACGTCAACCACTCACTCTTCAATTGgcatccccccccctccccacgaaaacaaaaagcgcaACCAAGGAGCATTTCAAATTTCGTTTTCCCAACCTTCCGACCCAAAATCTACTTTGctatgtttgtatgtgtgcgtgcgtgtgtgtgtattttttttacagaggAATCGTCCTTcgcatgttgttgctgcccaGTGCAGAGCCCGAGCATGTTTATTACACTCGAGAACTCAAGAAGTACGCCATCGTTTGTACACCGGATTGGCCATTTAAAGATAATTTCCCATTAGGTTTAACAAATGTTTTTGGGGGTAAATTTTTTACACATACAAAGCTTCCCTTTCcttgtttattttatcgttatgtgcgtgtttgtgtgtgggtttgtgtgtgtgtgtgtttgttgtatattttcattcatttccaaTCGATAAAGTTTATGTGTTTCTCCTTCCTGGATTGTACCTTTAACCCGCTCCTACTgggtttgtttcttcttcttcttggcttaacgacctgctaaaggtcacgccggccaacTATCTAATGGGTTTACTCGACTTTTAAGTACCACATATTtgcatagtcagtcctcaatacgAGGGAACACGCCCTGTCGCCTCCAAAATCGGTCCGTCACCTTCGGGTTTGTTGGGTTTGTTGATTGATTCCAAATCATATTTAATAGTTTGAGTTCAACAATTGGTATTAACAAAGCTGGTATTGCAACAAAACTtcaggattaaaaaaaaacgaaagcctCACCTCACCTTGGCCGAAGCGAAGAAACATTCCTCTTGCTAGTTTTTCCAACCCATTGTCGATCTTACGATCACAATGTATTGCGATGTACCTTCCTAGTGTCTTCTTCTATGCTCGAGTCTGCACGATTCtatctctcactcactcactctgtCTGCctgtctctctgtctctctctctctctctttctctcttgatCTTCaattgaatattgttttacgTTATCCTTCTTGGAGTTATGTTGTATGAAAGCGTTTTGTGTTATGATTTTGTACCATTTCTTCTCTACGTTTGCACtgtgtttcttgttttgttttaatttctgcAATATTATTATCCACACAGTTGGTTACGAAATTTTGTAAACACTTTGcgtttcgatttgtttgtgtataATATTCGTTCGTTCGATCATTACGTATCATTGTCATGAATCGACGATTCAGTTTGAGAATTGGTTCCAGCACCCATCCGTCTATTTGGCACGGTTTCTTACgacactttaaaaaaaaaagatcaattaTTAGTGTTATCACTGATAGGCTCATGAGTAAGAAAAAGAATGCATTCATCCATCCAACGAAATCGTTTCTTGATTGGATAAGGCACTGGATAACATGTTTGGCTATCGAAATAAGGATTGCGGTCTCCAAATGCCTTATTTAATCAATAACTCGAATAACTCACATGTTCTCacatgcaaagaaaaaaatcatccttgTTGTAAGTGATAAATTCTCATCTCTatctttcctgttttttcttccttttttcaaataatctctCTCAACTTTGCTCAAAACTTTCTTCCTACTACTTTTACTCTACTATttaaaccaccaccactacctcCACAACCGTTTCAACAAATTGcaacaaataataacaatttttcCTACACACGACAAACTGTTACCAACACTTTGACTGTAATTGatgctgtgaaatattttatggaCCATCGAACAATTGCTATTGTATTAGGTGAAGCATCGAACCGATCACTACCCGCGTTTGCAACTCTTCTAGCCATGGTTTGGCTTTTTAGTAtgtttttcaatcaaacaGAATCTATTTCACTGTGATAACACACACATGTTTCACACTTGCACAGATAGAAGATAGTGCTGGAAAACATCTAGCCAAGTTGGATGTCAGGCAACGCTAAAAGTCAATTTGATACGTTGCAATTATTTCGTGTGTACGATTTTTCTAACAAAACAATTCTcaagcaaaccaaaacttcTTCCTACAAaccgcacaaacacaaaaaccttcCTCCAGACAGGACAGTTTACGCCAACGATGATCCGTACGAAAACACGATCTTTACACGcttacaaaacatttaaaaaaaacgtctACGATCATGCCGACTAACTCTAATCTGATCCAAGTGAGTCCCATTTTAACTTTAACCCTAGCCAATCTGTCTATTTTAACTCTAATGCTCTAATGCTCTACTCTGTATATTCACACACATTTGCATTCGAAGTTTTCTAAACTCAGCGCTCCACCCACCAACACGCACCCACGTACACCTCACATGCACGATCGTTTGTATGTTGTTATTGTtccgtatttttcttttgtcattTTCTCTATCTGTCCCGACAAGTTGTTCGGAATGGCTTTGTCtggttgaaatttttgtttgttctaagCGGGACGTAGTACTGCGCTTTTTAAAAGAACGGTTTGCTAGTGCACGTAATTTAGTAGTTAAAGTAgatgtagttttattttttagctcCACACTATACTGTAAGCAGCTAGTTTGGTTTCATCGTACTGTTTCGTTTGAAAAGTGCAGCCAACGTGACGGCCTAGCAATCGTTTCCATGCCTCATTATGCGATCATTCCGTTTCCATACACGCCCCATCTTTAGGCagattttgtttcactttaccAACAATTCGGTTTTAGTCCACCCTAATAATGCTCCTCGGCTAGAATTTACCGTCTCTCAGTTACAATTTTACCGCACGGCAAGTGTGTCCCTGTGAACGTGCTggaattaaaagaaatttaaaaaagcacacacatacatcaatAGGAGCGGATGACGATGTTTGGTTGTGAATAATGtatgttggttttgttgaattaacacgttttcttttcctgcgCCAATGTTTTATATCGGTTTTTAtgatttcctttcttttgatCTTCATTTTCTCATTTAGTATGAAATATCGATCATAGTTTTGTGTATTATTCCACttcttttttaaacacaatGAACTGAGGTTTGACTCATCTCTCAAAATGCATACATAATTGTTCTTTGTCGTTAACATTGGTTCTGTTTTCAAAGCTTGTACACATTTAATATTCACCTAACAACACCTAACTACTACATCATGTTACAGGCCACACATCGAAACCACTCACACACGCtttctaacacacacacacacacacacatacacattcacaTTTACTCTCTTAGTGCACACTGCCACTAACAGTTACTCACCATCGAACACTGTTCAGCCAAAAGCGTCACAAGAACGATATTAACGATAATGTTTGAACGTCCCAACCATCATACTAATGGAATGTTTCGATTCTACCCATCCCCTTTCCTGGTCCTTTTTGACCCACCCATTCTTACCATTTTCCTCTCCCTCTTCTTCTACCAccctctccccctcccccccctccttccCCTCACCCATTAACCGCTCACATGTGCGTCCAATGCTGGCGCTcgtacgtgtgtatgtatcgatctttgctttgtttttgccgGTCCGCACACAACGCGCGCACATGCACCCGGCGCCCACCAGGCATCATCATAGTACCCGAGGAGGATCACGGCGCCTTAATAATATCCTGCATAGCCGCCGCCTCGTTCCTAACCTGTCTCCTCTGCACTCTCTGtcatcgaaaaagaaaacgcagaCATCACAGACAGCTGGGGCTGCATAGGAACGCGGCCCACTACGACTCGACGACCAGTGCAACCGGTATAAGTAAATAGTTCCCAATTTTTTATGCGTGTCGGTCCTTACTGTCCCTTTGCAGTCCGGCGGATCCCGATCCCGAGTGGTCAGTGTATCTAATGTaaaatcttttgctttttctccaTCCTTTGCTGCCGACTGCCTTTGCATGGATGCAGGCCTTGGATCGAGCCGGCGTCATCTGCAGGGTGGTGGCAGCCTGTCGGGCAGCCTGCACGGTATAAACAACGGTGAACCGATGCACATACCGCCCGCACCGCTTCCCCCGGTCAGTGTGCCGCCGCACGTCTGCATCAACGACACGCTGATCGATACGGACGATCTGAACGACGATCTGTTCATGAGCAACTGTGAGCGATTTTCGAGCGGCGACAGTGTATAGCAATGAGTGCCAACAGCGGGCCTGCAGCGACCGGGTTCGCGTGCGATGCTGACGGCCACCGAAGCCAACGCGCGCAAACCCGTGCGCCACTGTCGGTGCGCGTGCAGCTTCTGCCAGCACTTTCTGGAGGCGCAAAACTGCTGCTCgctctactactactacccgTGCGACTCCTGCTatctgctgctgacgctgctctGCGTACCGGGTACGGAGATGGAGCACAGCCCGGTTTATGGGCCCGCCGTACGGTAGGGCTTTATGGACAGCAACTCTCGAGAGCAAGGCATAGGTAAAAGGCATAGGCAAGCATTAAGCGaaggaaacgaaagaaaaaaaagggttcggaGGCAAAAACagtagataaataaaatattttaattgtgAATATGGATATCCTCCACCATTTAACTCACCCTTTCCTCGCCCCTCCTCCTTCCCAAGTCCTCTTTCTCATCATCCCGCCCTCAAAATAAACGATAGGCGCAAACAAGACGAGCAACACTAATAACGAtgagtggtgtgtgtgtgtgagtgtaaaaCAAGATTTCATAATACttaaatttaaagaaacaaacgcAAAAGCCAAATACGATTCAATCGATACGCAGTAAACAAAAATGGTGTGGGTGACGGGTGGGGGAAAGTCAAAGTCGGTGCAGTGCAAATACAGGTTGATTTTTCGAAACGAAACTGCAGATATAGGGAAGAGGTATAGGACGAGTGATGCACTCCTCTGCTCGAGCTAGGTTTTTTGGTAGTAAGCGCCGCCTAGCCTGCACGCACACTAGCGCACACGAAAACGAAATCGTCAACACAGTGGAATTAGCAAGTGGACTGGAGACTGCCAAGAATCTCCCGAACAGCAACCGACCCTAGGGCTGGCTAAACTACGCTATGGCAGAGGAGTTTTATTTGTAGGTTCATTTTATACGAAAGCAAATACCGGTAACTAAACGAGAAAAGTAAGTACCcaatagtaaaacaaaaaaaaacacacacacacacacacacaaaaacaagaaacaaaaccctttttaacaatatttcaatctagcaaaaacaaatgaaaggtGACGAAGCAAGGAGGTGAAAAAGAAAGACGAAAAGCGAGGCACAAAACACGACAAGCAAACAGTATAACAATGTGTATGTGAAGATAAAActaataacaaaacaacaacaacaaagtaCTAATAAACTGCACCTCGGGTAAGGAAACGAGGAGAATAAAGAGtaaaagacaaaaacaaaaaaacaaataggaAATATCTAATACAATTTACGCCAGTGGAAGGAAGCAGAAAAATgtgaaagtaaagcaaaagaaacaaaacaaaaccgagaaaaaaaaggaatcaacaaccacacacaatACAACTAAACTAAATGCAAAGTAAATCAATCATCTATTCATGGCGTGACAACCTTTACTCGAAGCACAGCCCCCGCTCTTTGCTGGGATGTGGGATTGTAGCTTCACCTATGTATCCAGTAAACAGGCTAACATTTTCGCACTCGAACCTcgaagaaacgaaaaacaacgcTGAAAACGCTTCAAACACCCTACGTATCTCTCTGTACGAATCgctataacaaaaaaaaaaaaaaaatcgagcatCAATCATTGAAGCGTCGTATcattcacacaaacacttcaTAAAAATACTCAAAACTATACAGACAAAGACAACTCCAACATGAAGTTGATAAAAGAAAAGAGTAAAACAACGCGTACCATATTAACAAGTAAACATACTGAAATgctagaacaaaacaaaacataaaataaatttatggccgaaacgaacgaacgcagtaaaagaaggtagaagaaaaaagcagagAGAAAGGGAAGTAACATAAAGAAtttgtaacataaaaaaatgactaaaatccaaaaaaaaaaaaacaaacaaacacacacacacacaagtgaggaaaatgttgtttttatatATTTGTACGAAATAGTTAttagaaattaataaaattaatatagaaaaaggtaagaaaatttaagagaaaaaaaaacatgacatTAAAGGAAAAGGTTGCGTGCAGTAAGTGGCTGCAAAAAAGCATTGTGGTTAGCACGGGAACGATAAAAACCATATTGCGGCTTCAAACTTcacaggaaggaaaagaaagggaagaaaaaggaaaacacaagtCCGAAAGCACATAATACCGCGCTCTCTCGCTGAAAGTAATGCAACACACAACGTTAAACAAAGGAAAGAAAGCTAAGAAAGGAAACATAAGAAAGGAAGAGgagaaaaacaagaagaagaagaagcaaataaacaagcaaaagaaacgTAAAGCAAGAAAGTAATAACTTACAATGAAACAGATTTTACTACTCCCCCCCCCGTACACACTATCGAACAGGCGTATATGAATATAATTagcaaaattaacaaacaaaaccacaaacaataACCACTCTCCTGTCGCAGGAAAGCGGAAAAGAGTGTTCAATAAAGAGGGGGAATCGTGCGCtctcacacgcacgcaccacacacacacacacacatcatgtTTAGTTTTCGGTTCGAAGGGAGGTTTGCAACGTGTGTCTTAAGCCGCCGATGATGTGTTTGCTAAATTGCTAAACCAGAGTGTTAACCCAGGGTTAATTCTAGTCACTGGGTACAATGGGTTAGATGAATATGTGTTGCACGGATACACGGTTCATTGTTGCTATTTGTATAAGTTTGTTTGCCAACCAAATACACTTCCTGgcccgtgcgtgtgtgctttaGATTCGTGCATCAATTTTTCGTGATATGCACTCATAGAAGCAAActttatgtatgtgtgcgtgtgtatgtatatgtaCGCGTAGTTTCAGATGGATAGGAAAACATCTTTCGGGTACGGTTAGTGCAtggtgtttcgatttttttattcaccctTACCTCAATGGTGAAGTGTGCGTgtaagtgagtgtgtgtgtgcgttaaataaccaaacaaacaaacaaacaaagcaatgcACGACGAAGCAAAATGTAGTAGAatttccaaacaaacacacacacacacagaaattcTAATTTTACGCTTACTATTGAATGTCACACAACTCACACACCTCGAAAGCCAttgacaacaaaaaataaataaattaaaaaaaaacgaataaagcACAAACGGTAACGTGCGTGGTATTAACCCTTTAACATTAATCTAAATTAAAGTAAAGTACACGAAATACAAAATCAATGCAATAAAGAGAAGaagcaaagcaacaaacaaaacaaaaaaaggaaacaaaacgaagcGTTGCAAAACCtaagcaaaaataaacccaTGCAATCACacctgttgacaattacagtGTAGAAAAACGGTGCGCTAAAGGAACGTTGTGCATACTAAAACAAGAGTAGTTGAACAAGAAACCGTGTTgaaagcgaggaaaaaaaaggtgaaacaaCCCCGGAGCCAGAATGAAATGAACTGTAACGCAGCTGTAATCATAAACGATTAACCATGTATTCAATGTGTGTGTAAAGTAAcgttaaaataaacttgaagaagaagaaaaaacattttaacagAAAACGTGAACTGCAGAGAGAAaatcaagcaacaaaaaaaaaaaaagaagggcgGGAAGAAAATGAGACAAACGATGCCAGAAACAGTATGGTTAacgaaaaacataattaaacaaattaggcaagaaaaagaaataactcAAGCATTTCCTTACAGTCACTCACATatacagacagacagagaAATTGACACTCACAAACGTAACAAATTATTCGTAAATGAAGAATGTATGCGTCCACTAATTAAACAaatgaaacggaaaagaaaacaaacaaacaaaaagcagcaGAACAGCAGTGAGAAGAGTAGAGGAAAGCGAAAGGAAGAGGCAGagaagcaaaggaaaagaaaaacgaacaaaaaaagcaaaccgtaTAATCGCAAAGctgtaaaaccaaaaacaaaaagcaaatgtaGAAAGAACAAGGCGAATGAGCTTATCGTTCATTCGTTTTCTGGATTAAAAGCtatgaaatagaaaacaaacggaagaaaCAACAGGTGATAATAACTGGCACATggagaggagagaaaaaaaacgtatacAAACAGGACAGGAAGTAATGTAAACTAGAGTAGATAATTGTTTCCTTCTCGTTTTACTACcaaattttgtttccttttttgtgcgaaagacacaacaaaaatcatcagaaaggGAAATACGACTCCCCCGGCTGTTGAtgcgttgattttttttgtgctaccAGCAATTTTTACGCCCGTGATTAAGTTCCATGTTTTCTATGGAGAGGTTGGAAaattggttatttttttgttttgttttaatacatTCCCACTACGGTGGGACGCCATTTTGTTGCAAATACTGTACTGAGAGCGACTGTGGCGGGAGGGAAAGCAATGGAACGGAACGCGGGACGGACATTTATGCATAGGAAAATGGGCGACGAAAAATTGGTTTCAATGTTACCTAGGAATGTGCGTCACACTGCAATATGCCGAAATATCAGCCCAATATGTGAATAAACGTACGCAAGCAAATGGGCGTGAAGCATCAGTCTAACACAGTGGCGTTGCATCGCGATTAGAACATTTCTGTCATCGGATGAGAACAACACGTTTTCCAGCACAAATTTCTACACacataagcacacacacacacacacacacacacacacgacaatTGGCGACAGGCGACGTTGAATAGATAGAGTGCAATAtacggattttttttgg
This genomic window from Anopheles maculipalpis chromosome 2RL, idAnoMacuDA_375_x, whole genome shotgun sequence contains:
- the LOC126556727 gene encoding cubilin isoform X2, with protein sequence MVLPALLFVNMFTFLHGVASDDVDVAQRITASAYTDSRSRISMVQYLEPLSRPTKAPKCDQTFVSRAGGPSNGTFSAPMLSNPSNHSRQCLYIFLAGPGQRVDVSFTSFSLRGTPPDGAAVGELPACVHEYMDVYAEVQSSDPAELINSPFGGRYCGPIPPRRRISLYRAIALSFYTDKNSTTPDIFEGRYAFINETEYEIGQPVIGSPCSYVINFAQKRTGAIISPTYPGAYPKDMSCTYQFIGKPSQRVRIEFRDFDLFFGGPHCPFDYVRVFDGPDNTSAVIGTYCGQQRNLVLYSSEHYLFIHFSTLQRTANTQNRGFKGIFEFSESFVKLDFIRENDGMHIRGSECDQKILSKKESTGFVYSPNYPFPYIPKVVCRYFVYGMQDAQNLERVKLEFSIFEIPKGEHKDKSESNCTDGYLKVYLKGQEVADAYDKFDHELCGGELPHAVISDGPRLVMVFSSGELQGRGFKAKYTFETEYKIPGTAAPDGTCSFTYRSTSRKKGEFNSPRYPSNYPSETNCSYVFLATPNEQVTIVFDHFKVKADGANTTGGAYGASVCFEDWLEMYVLYRDGTDRFLGRYCSLTAPGPVESPRGAVGIRVVLHTDLENVASGFKARYIFETAKSVFGDCGGNFSGEDSGIVTSPNFPANYDGPGKGLASRACNWYITARIGYKILLNFDFFAIEGEPATRGCAAAVMRLWLSPDSDMPPIEMCGEKPAMEHWQYVTQGQTARISFTSADKAIGAQGFRIIWTEVQDTPVGPSSTISLLCESTYHFQCLTSGYCISERLRCDGVKNCGPLDNSDEMHCIIIVPEEDHGALIISCIAAASFLTCLLCTLCHRKRKRRHHRQLGLHRNAAHYDSTTSATGLGSSRRHLQGGGSLSGSLHGINNGEPMHIPPAPLPPVSVPPHVCINDTLIDTDDLNDDLFMSNCERFSSGDSV
- the LOC126556727 gene encoding cubilin isoform X4, with translation MVLPALLFVNMFTFLHGVASDDVDVAQRITASAYTDSRSRISMVQYLEPLSRPTKAPKCDQTFVSRAGGPSNGTFSAPMLSNPSNHSRQCLYIFLAGPGQRVDVSFTSFSLRGTPPDGAAVGELPACVHEYMDVYAEVQSSDPAELINSPFGGRYCGPIPPRRRISLYRAIALSFYTDKNSTTPDIFEGRYAFINETEYEIGQPVIGSPCSYVINFAQKRTGAIISPTYPGAYPKDMSCTYQFIGKPSQRVRIEFRDFDLFFGGPHCPFDYVRVFDGPDNTSAVIGTYCGQQRNLVLYSSEHYLFIHFSTLQRTANTQNRGFKGIFEFSESFVKLDFIRENDGMHIRGSECDQKILSKKESTGFVYSPNYPFPYIPKVVCRYFVYGMQDAQNLERVKLEFSIFEIPKGEHKDKSESNCTDGYLKVYLKGQEVADAYDKFDHELCGGELPHAVISDGPRLVMVFSSGELQGRGFKAKYTFETEYKIPGTAAPDGTCSFTYRSTSRKKGEFNSPRYPSNYPSETNCSYVFLATPNEQVTIVFDHFKVKADGANTTGGAYGASVCFEDWLEMYVLYRDGTDRFLGRYCSLTAPGPVESPRGAVGIRVVLHTDLENVASGFKARYIFETAKSVFGDCGGNFSGEDSGIVTSPNFPANYDGPGKGLASRACNWYITARIGYKILLNFDFFAIEGEPATRGCAAAVMRLWLSPDSDMPPIEMCGEKPAMEHWQYVTQGQTARISFTSADKAIGAQGFRIIWTEVQDTPVGPSSTISLLCESTYHFQCLTSGYCISERLRCDGVKNCGPLDNSDEMHCESHHHSTRGGSRRLNNILHSRRLVPNLSPLHSLSSKKKTQTSQTAGAA
- the LOC126556727 gene encoding cubilin isoform X5, with product MVLPALLFVNMFTFLHGVASDDVDVAQRITASAYTDSRSRISMVQYLEPLSRPTKAPKCDQTFVSRAGGPSNGTFSAPMLSNPSNHSRQCLYIFLAGPGQRVDVSFTSFSLRGTPPDGAAVGELPACVHEYMDVYAEVQSSDPAELINSPFGGRYCGPIPPRRRISLYRAIALSFYTDKNSTTPDIFEGRYAFINETEYEIGQPVIGSPCSYVINFAQKRTGAIISPTYPGAYPKDMSCTYQFIGKPSQRVRIEFRDFDLFFGGPHCPFDYVRVFDGPDNTSAVIGTYCGQQRNLVLYSSEHYLFIHFSTLQRTANTQNRGFKGIFEFSESFVKLDFIRENDGMHIRGSECDQKILSKKESTGFVYSPNYPFPYIPKVVCRYFVYGMQDAQNLERVKLEFSIFEIPKGEHKDKSESNCTDGYLKVYLKGQEVADAYDKFDHELCGGELPHAVISDGPRLVMVFSSGELQGRGFKAKYTFETEYKIPGTAAPDGTCSFTYRSTSRKKGEFNSPRYPSNYPSETNCSYVFLATPNEQVTIVFDHFKVKADGANTTGGAYGASVCFEDWLEMYVLYRDGTDRFLGRYCSLTAPGPVESPRGAVGIRVVLHTDLENVASGFKARYIFETAKSVFGDCGGNFSGEDSGIVTSPNFPANYDGPGKGLASRACNWYITARIGYKILLNFDFFAIEGEPATRGCAAAVMRLWLSPDSDMPPIEMCGEKPAMEHWQYVTQGQTARISFTSADKAIGAQGFRIIWTEVQDTPVGPSSTISLLCESTYHFQCLTSGYCISERLRCDGVKNCGPLDNSDEMHCES
- the LOC126556727 gene encoding cubilin isoform X3, which produces MVLPALLFVNMFTFLHGECDQTFVSRAGGPSNGTFSAPMLSNPSNHSRQCLYIFLAGPGQRVDVSFTSFSLRGTPPDGAAVGELPACVHEYMDVYAEVQSSDPAELINSPFGGRYCGPIPPRRRISLYRAIALSFYTDKNSTTPDIFEGRYAFINETEYEIGQPVIGSPCSYVINFAQKRTGAIISPTYPGAYPKDMSCTYQFIGKPSQRVRIEFRDFDLFFGGPHCPFDYVRVFDGPDNTSAVIGTYCGQQRNLVLYSSEHYLFIHFSTLQRTANTQNRGFKGIFEFSESFVKLDFIRENDGMHIRGSECDQKILSKKESTGFVYSPNYPFPYIPKVVCRYFVYGMQDAQNLERVKLEFSIFEIPKGEHKDKSESNCTDGYLKVYLKGQEVADAYDKFDHELCGGELPHAVISDGPRLVMVFSSGELQGRGFKAKYTFETEYKIPGTAAPDGTCSFTYRSTSRKKGEFNSPRYPSNYPSETNCSYVFLATPNEQVTIVFDHFKVKADGANTTGGAYGASVCFEDWLEMYVLYRDGTDRFLGRYCSLTAPGPVESPRGAVGIRVVLHTDLENVASGFKARYIFETAKSVFGDCGGNFSGEDSGIVTSPNFPANYDGPGKGLASRACNWYITARIGYKILLNFDFFAIEGEPATRGCAAAVMRLWLSPDSDMPPIEMCGEKPAMEHWQYVTQGQTARISFTSADKAIGAQGFRIIWTEVQDTPVGPSSTISLLCESTYHFQCLTSGYCISERLRCDGVKNCGPLDNSDEMHCIIIVPEEDHGALIISCIAAASFLTCLLCTLCHRKRKRRHHRQLGLHRNAAHYDSTTSATGISLGSSRRHLQGGGSLSGSLHGINNGEPMHIPPAPLPPVSVPPHVCINDTLIDTDDLNDDLFMSNCERFSSGDSV